In Castanea sativa cultivar Marrone di Chiusa Pesio chromosome 6, ASM4071231v1, a single window of DNA contains:
- the LOC142640903 gene encoding lysophospholipid acyltransferase LPEAT2, whose amino-acid sequence MADPDLSSPLLPSQPSDPPHLILTVHDSVSHNNNNNSNNRESCINHNRQNSHHNNGNSIIVSSRENPYEFLGSKGLEVCGSSTVDPFLNKTGRIEGLYEWFKLVVCLPIAAVRLVLFGVCLLIGFLATKVALYGWKDKQSPMPVWRSRIMWITRISARCILFSFGYHWIRRKGKPAPREIAPIVVSNHVSYIEPIFYFYELFPTIVAAESHDSIPFVGTIIRAMQVIYVNRFSPPSRKHAVNEIKRKASCDRFPRVLLFPEGTTTNGRILMSFQLGAFLPGYPIQPVIVRYPHVHFDQSWGNISLAKLMFRMFTQFHNFMEVEYLPVVSPLTNHKESAVHFAKRTSHALATGLNVIQTSHSYGDLMLLMKAIESKQEKPSSYMVEMAKVQSLFHISSLEAVDFLDKFLLMNPNPSGCVKFHDFLKVLRLKACTLSEEIFSFIDVEKSGTITFKQFLFGSAHVMKLPLFRQACELAFAECKTGGNDYILEHELENLIRPAIPDLNADEVHELFNLFDSDSDGEISKDDFNTCLRKNPLLIALFIPCLLQKGLPETCDRMLEEVV is encoded by the exons ATGGCGGACCCTGATctttcctctcctctcctccCTTCCCAGCCCTCCGATCCTCCTCATCTAATCCTCACCGTCCACGACTCCGTCtctcacaacaacaacaacaacagcaacaacagaGAGAGTTGTATAAATCACAATCGTCAAAACTCTCACCACAACAACGGTAACAGTATTATTGTTAGTAGCAGAGAAAACCCATATGAGTTTCTGGGGTCTAAGGGTCTGGAGGTATGTGGGTCATCCACAGTTGACCCATTCTTGAACAAGACGGGTCGGATCGAAGGGCTGTACGAGTGGTTCAAGTTGGTGGTTTGTTTGCCTATTGCGGCGGTCAGGCTCGTCCTCTTTGGGGTTTGCTTGTTGATTGGTTTTTTGGCCACCAAAGTAGCTCTTTATGGTTGGAAAGATAAGCAAAGTCCCATGCCCGTTTGGAGGTCTAGAATCATGTGGATCACCAGAATTTCAGCCAGATGTATTCTCTTCTCTTTTGG GTATCATTGGATAAGAAGGAAAGGAAAACCTGCACCCAGGGAGATTGCTCCAATAGTTGTATCTAATCATGTATCATACATTGAACCTATCTTCTATTTCTATGAGTTATTCCCCACAATTGTGGCAGCTGAGTCCCATGATTCCATACCTTTTGTTGGGACCATTATCAGAGCAATGCAG GTGATATATGTCAATAGGTTCTCACCGCCATCAAGGAAGCATGCCGTCAATGAAATAAAG AGAAAGGCTTCTTGCGATAGATTTCCTCGAGTACTATTATTTCCTGAGGGAACCACAACTAATGGAAGGATCCTTATGTCATTCCAACTTGGTGCATTCCTCCCTGGTTACCCAATCCAACCTGTGATTGTCCGTTATCCTCATGTGCACTTTGACCAATCATG GGGGAATATCTCTTTGGCAAAGCTCATGTTTAGGATGTTCACGCAGTTTCACAATTTTATGGAG GTAGAATACCTTCCTGTTGTTTCACCCCTCACTAATCATAAAGAATCTGCTGTTCATTTTGCTAAGAGA ACTAGTCATGCTCTTGCTACTGGGCTTAATGTTATACAAACCTCTCATTCCTATGGGGACTTGATGCTTCTTATGAAAGCAATTGAATCGAAACAG GAGAAGCCCTCAAGTTATATGGTTGAAATGGCTAAGGTGCAATCA TTGTTCCATATAAGCAGCTTGGAAGCTGTGGACTTCCTGgataaatttttgttaatgaatCCAAACCCAAG TGGTTGTGTCAAATTCCATGACTTCTTGAAGGTTCTAAGACTCAAGGCTTGTACTCTTTCTGAAGAG ATATTTTCATTCATTGATGTGGAAAAGAGTGGAACAATCACATTCAAGCAG TTCTTATTTGGATCAGCACATGTCATGAAGCTGCCATTATTCAGGCAAGCTTGTGAATTAGCCTTTGCCGAATGCAAGACTGGAGGAAATGATTACATATTAGAACATGAA TTGGAAAATTTGATCAGACCTGCAATCCCAGACTTGAATGCAGATGAG GTCCATGAGctgtttaatttatttgattCTGATAGTGATGGGGAGATCAGCAAGGATGACTTTAATACCTGTCTAAGAAAAAATCCTCTGCTGATAGCACTTTTCATACCTTGTTTGCTGCAAAAGGGATTGCCAGAAACTTGTGATAGGATGCTGGAGGAGGTAGTGTGA